The Intrasporangium calvum DSM 43043 sequence GTCCATCCCGTAGCTCGCCCAGTGGTTGGTCATGACCTCTCACTCCTCTGGCGCCGAATCTCTGTCTCGAAGCCACTCTTGCTTGCCGAGGGTTTGTCTCGGCGCAAGGCCGGATCAAGGTTTGACGAAGAACCGGCCAAACTGGCCCCAGAGGGTGAATCCGAACATTTCGCAGACAACACTGGGCGCATGGAGACACCTCACACTGGTTCACCGGCGGACCGCGCGCGAGTTCTGGTGGTCGACGACGAGCGTGACATCGCGGAGATGGTCAGCGACTACATCGGCAGGGCTGGTTACGTGACCTTGGAGGCCTACACGGGACCGGACGCGGTTTCGGCAGCCAGGGAGTTCGATCCTGACGTCATCATGCTGGACCTGGGCCTTCCCGGGTTCGACGGGGTGGAGGTCTGCCGCCAGATACGGATGTTCTCCGACTGCTACATCCTGATGCTCACGGCACGAGCAGACGAGGTCGCACGCGTGGTCGGACTGTCCGTGGGTGCCGACGACTACATCACCAAGCCGTTCAGCACGAATGAGGTGCTGGCCCGGATCCAGGCGGTCCTGAGGCGCCCACGACGGACGGAGCCCCACGTCCGTCCGTCCGTCGTCGAGGAGCCTGCTCGGGTCTTCGGCGACCTCAGGATCGAGGTGCCCGGCCGCGAGGTCACCGTCGCCGGAACGCCGGTGCCGCTCACGCGGACCGAGTTCGACCTCCTTGATGCGCTGTCAGGGCGACCGAAGCTCGTCTTCACGCGACGCGCGCTCATCGACGAGGTCTGGGACACCGGTTGGATGGGCGACGAACATGTCGTCGACGTCCACATCGGACACATCCGGGGCAAGCTGGGCGACGACGCCAACTCGGCGAAGTACATCGAGACGATCCGCAGCGTCGGCTACCGCATGGGCAAAGGATGAACGTCGTGCCCAGACCGCAACGGCTCTCCTCACGCTTGATGCTGGCCCAGGTGTCGGTCCTCGTCGCGAGCATCCTGACCGCTGGCCTGGTCGCGTTGTTCGTCGGGCCGCCACTGTTCCACCAACACCTGCTGAAAGCCGGACACGCCGAGCACTCCCCCGAGCTCGCGCACATCGAGGAGGCCTACCGGGACGCGTCCGTGGTCTCGCTCGGGGTCGCCCTGATCATCGCTCTCCTCTGTGCGGGCGCCGTCACGTGGTATGTCACCCGCCGTCTGCAGGCCCCGCTGGCGGTGCTCGCCGACGCGGCCCGAGAGCTGTCCAGGGGACACCTGGCCACCCGTGTGGCGCCGACCGGGTCAGGGGCCGAGCTCGACGCACTCGGGGCCGCCTTCAACCTGATGGCAGCACAGTTGGAGCAGACCGAGGACACTCGCCAACGGCTGCTGTCGGACCTGGCCCACGAGATGCGGACGCCCGTCACCACGATCAAGCTGTGTTCCGAGGGACTTCGGGAGGGGTTCAGAACCTGGGACGCCCAGACCGACCGGGTGCTCACCGAGGCGACCGATCGGCTGTCCCGCCTCAGTGAGGACATCGACGAGGTGTCGCGGGCCCAAGAGGGACGCATCTCCCTCGAGCGGGACCTGGTCCTGGTCGGCGACCTCATCTGGTCAGCCGGTCAGTCCCAACGCGAAGCGTTCACCAGGAAGGGCGTCAATCTCGTCGCGGACACCGAAGGCGCACCCGGTGTCAGGCTCGAGGTCGACCGCCAGAGAATGGGCCAGGTGCTGGACAACCTCCTTCGCAACGCCCTGCGTCACACTCCCGCGGGCGGCACGGTCCGGCTCTTCGCCCGCCAGCCCTCGGACGAGGTCGAGATCGTCGTTGCCGACACGGGCGAGGGGCTTGAGCCGGGTCAGCTGCCACATGTCTTCGAACGGTTCTACCGCGGAGACACCGCCCGTGACCGCGACCGGGCAGGCTCCGGCGTCGGTCTCACGGTCAGCCGGGCCATCGTCGACGCCCACGGCGGCGGCCTCACCGCCGCGAGCGACGGCCCAGGGAAAGGCGCGACCTTCACGATCGCGTTGCCGAGCGCGCCACACAGCCCGCTCACCTCCTCCGCGCCAGAGCCGCGCGACAGCTGACGACCCCACGTCCGCCGCGCCAATCCTGGGCCGCGGGTCACGGACGCGCGTCTCCGTGGGGCCGCCTCAGTGGCCGTCGCCGCCGTGCCCTTGGTCCCCGATTCCCTGCCCCTCGGGCAGCTCGATGGTGACCGGGGCCTGCTCGCTCACCGGCACGGTGGAGAAGCTGATGCCGTTCGGCTTGTCGCCCACCGGGATACGCCCGACGACTCGCAGTTCGTTGAGGTCGAGGACGGCGACATCGTTGCCGTAGAGGTTGGTCACGTATGCGTGCCGGCTCGACGGGTCGACGACGACACCGTGGGCGCCTTGCCCGGTCTCGACGGTGCGCGCGACCGTGAAGCTCGTCGTGTCGATGACAGACACCGTCGTCCCGGGCCGTTCCTTCGTGCCTTGGTTCGCGACCAGGACGTAGCGGTTGTCCGGACTCACGTACGTCTGGATCGGCCCGTCGCCGACCATCACCCTGCCCACGACCTCGCGGGTCTGCACATCAACCTTCACGAGCGCGTCCTCGGCGTTGATCGATGCGTACACGAAGCGTCCATCCGGGGAGAACGCGACCTGGGCGGGCGCCTTGCCGACCTCGATGTCGGCGACCTTGGTGTTCGCAGAAGTGTCGATCACGCTCAGGGTGTTGCCTGACACGTTGGCCACGTAGATCCACCTGCCGTCCGGGCTCGGGCGCAAGCCGTGCGGCCCCTCCCCAACCGGGATCGTCGCCAGCGGTTTCATCGTGGCGGCGTCGATCGCCGTGACGGTGCCGTCGGCTCCGTTGGTGGTGTATGTCGTCTTCCCATCCAGGGTGACGATGACATGGGCCGGCGCTGCTCCCGTGGGGACGACGCCGTGCAAGGCCAGGGTTCCAGCGTCGAGCATGACTGCCATGGAGTCGTGGCCACTGACGGCCCACACGGTCCGGCTGTCAGGTGAGACCTGCACGTTGTGCGGGCCCTCTACGCCCTTGACCGACGTCACCACCGTGTTGGTCGCGGCGTCGATGACGCTGAGGCTCGCCCCGTCTTCGTTGGCCACCCACACCGCCCCCGAGACCATGCCATCGTGGGAAGCGCTCGCCGGCGACGGAGCTGTGCCCAGGCGCCCTTCTCGCACACCCTCGTCGACACCGCCTCGATTCACGGTGGCGAAAGCGCCCGCCGCACCAA is a genomic window containing:
- a CDS encoding response regulator transcription factor, which gives rise to METPHTGSPADRARVLVVDDERDIAEMVSDYIGRAGYVTLEAYTGPDAVSAAREFDPDVIMLDLGLPGFDGVEVCRQIRMFSDCYILMLTARADEVARVVGLSVGADDYITKPFSTNEVLARIQAVLRRPRRTEPHVRPSVVEEPARVFGDLRIEVPGREVTVAGTPVPLTRTEFDLLDALSGRPKLVFTRRALIDEVWDTGWMGDEHVVDVHIGHIRGKLGDDANSAKYIETIRSVGYRMGKG
- a CDS encoding cytochrome D1 domain-containing protein is translated as MANEDGASLSVIDAATNTVVTSVKGVEGPHNVQVSPDSRTVWAVSGHDSMAVMLDAGTLALHGVVPTGAAPAHVIVTLDGKTTYTTNGADGTVTAIDAATMKPLATIPVGEGPHGLRPSPDGRWIYVANVSGNTLSVIDTSANTKVADIEVGKAPAQVAFSPDGRFVYASINAEDALVKVDVQTREVVGRVMVGDGPIQTYVSPDNRYVLVANQGTKERPGTTVSVIDTTSFTVARTVETGQGAHGVVVDPSSRHAYVTNLYGNDVAVLDLNELRVVGRIPVGDKPNGISFSTVPVSEQAPVTIELPEGQGIGDQGHGGDGH
- a CDS encoding sensor histidine kinase, with product MNVVPRPQRLSSRLMLAQVSVLVASILTAGLVALFVGPPLFHQHLLKAGHAEHSPELAHIEEAYRDASVVSLGVALIIALLCAGAVTWYVTRRLQAPLAVLADAARELSRGHLATRVAPTGSGAELDALGAAFNLMAAQLEQTEDTRQRLLSDLAHEMRTPVTTIKLCSEGLREGFRTWDAQTDRVLTEATDRLSRLSEDIDEVSRAQEGRISLERDLVLVGDLIWSAGQSQREAFTRKGVNLVADTEGAPGVRLEVDRQRMGQVLDNLLRNALRHTPAGGTVRLFARQPSDEVEIVVADTGEGLEPGQLPHVFERFYRGDTARDRDRAGSGVGLTVSRAIVDAHGGGLTAASDGPGKGATFTIALPSAPHSPLTSSAPEPRDS